A genomic stretch from Hemitrygon akajei chromosome 10, sHemAka1.3, whole genome shotgun sequence includes:
- the ascl1a gene encoding achaete-scute homolog 1a — translation MGSSVRNVEQQQPCVESACLYAAAAPGEQEGSPEGGHHRPPASARLRTQAKRQRPCSPELLRCKRRLSFSRFGYSLPPQQPAAVARRNERERNRVKLVNLGFATLREHVPNGGANKKMSKVETLRSAVEYIRALQQLLDEHDAVSAAFQSGLLSPGLSAEMNSMAGSPVSSCSSDDASCDPLSAEEQELLDFTTWF, via the coding sequence ATGGGCAGCAGCGTCAGGAACGTTGAACAGCAGCAGCCGTGTGTGGAGTCCGCTTGCCTTTACGCCGCTGCTGCGCCAGGCGAGCAGGAGGGGAGCCCCGAAGGAGGGCACCACCGGCCCCCCGCCTCAGCCAGGCTCCGGACCCAGGCGAAGCGGCAGCGCCCGTGTTCCCCCGAGCTGCTGCGCTGTAAGAGGCGCCTCAGCTTCAGCCGGTTCGGCTACAGCCTGCCGCCGCAACAGCCGGCCGCCGTGGCCCGGCGCAACGAGCGCGAGAGGAACCGGGTGAAGCTGGTAAACCTGGGATTCGCCACCCTGCGAGAGCACGTCCCAAACGGCGGCGCCAACAAGAAGATGAGCAAAGTGGAGACGCTGCGCTCCGCCGTGGAGTACATTAGGGCCCTCCAGCAGCTCCTGGATGAGCACGACGCCGTGAGCGCCGCCTTCCAGTCCGGACTCCTGTCGCCCGGCCTCTCGGCGGAGATGAACTCCATGGCCGGGTCGCCCGTGTCTTCCTGCTCCTCCGACGACGCCTCCTGCGACCCCCTCAGTGCCGAGGAGCAAGAGCTGCTGGACTTTACCACCTGGTTCTGA